The sequence CACAGTTCGCACCCGATGCACTTCTCCAACCCGTCCGGGTGACGGTTGAGCTGGTGCCGGCCGTGGTAGCGGGGAGCGGTCGGGGTCTTCTCCTCCGGGTAGTACTCGGTATTCGGTTTCTTGAACATCGTCGAGAACGTCACTCCGAAACCGGCAATGGGGTCGAGGAACTTAGACATCGCTGTCCTCCCTGTTCATTCGAGCGGAGCCTGCGGAACGACCCACGGTGACGGGGGTGCGTGGGGGCACCGGTGAGCGCTGGCCGGGCAACGGCGGCACCGGAAAACCTCCGGCCATGGGGTCGAACGTGCTGGCCGCAGGAACGTCTTCTCCGGCTCGGCGGGACGCCTCGTGCTCGGGTACACGGGTTTGCCTGCGTCGGAGCCGGTTCCACAACATGGCGAGCACCACCAGCCCGAGGATCACGCCGGCGGTGACGAGGGCGACCGGCCAGAAGTCGTACCCTTCGTTGCGGAAGGCCCGCTCCGTCGCGACGATCATGATCCATACCAGCGACACCGGTATCAGTATCTTCCAGCCCATGTTCATGAACTGGTCGTAGCGCAGTCGCGGAAGCGTGCCCCGCAACCAGATGAACACGAACAGGAATCCCCAGACTTTCAGGGTGAACCACAGCACGGGCAGCCAGCCCGAATTGGCGCCGTCCCACATGTTGAGGGGCCACGGCGCATGCCAGCCACCGAGGAACAAGGTGGTGGCGAGCGCTGACACCGTCACCATGTTCACGTATTCGGCGAGCATGAACATGGCAAATTTAAGCGAGGAGTACTCGGTGTGGAAACCGCCGACGAGTTCGCCCTCGGCCTCGGGCAGATCGAACGGGGCGCGGTTCGTCTCACCCACCATCGAGGTGACATAAATGAGAAACGAAGGGAGCAAGAGAAATACGTACCAGATGCGGTCTTGCGCCGCCACGATCCCCGACGTGGACATCGTGCCCGCATGCAGGAACACCGCGGCGAACGACAGCGCCATCGCGATCTCGTACGAGATCACTTGCGCGGTCGAGCGCAGCCCACCGAGCAGTGGGTACGTGGAGCCCGACGCCCACCCGGCCAAGACGATCCCGTAGACGCCGACCGACGTGACCGCCAGGACGTAGAGGACCGCCACGGGGAGGTCGGTCAGCTGAAGTGCCGTGCGGTGGCCGAGGATCGAGACTTCCGGGCCGAACGGGATGACGGCGAAGGCCATGAACGCGGGCACCGCGGCGATGATCGGCGCAAGCAGATAAACAGGCTTGTCGACGCCTTTCGGGGTGATGCCCTCCTTCAGCGCCAGCTTGACCCCGTCGGCGAGGCTC comes from Rhodococcus oxybenzonivorans and encodes:
- the nuoH gene encoding NADH-quinone oxidoreductase subunit NuoH, with the translated sequence MSLEYPDPTLFGHDPWWLTLGKALAVFVFLILTPLIAILAERKVMARMQMRIGPNRVGPGGMLQSLADGVKLALKEGITPKGVDKPVYLLAPIIAAVPAFMAFAVIPFGPEVSILGHRTALQLTDLPVAVLYVLAVTSVGVYGIVLAGWASGSTYPLLGGLRSTAQVISYEIAMALSFAAVFLHAGTMSTSGIVAAQDRIWYVFLLLPSFLIYVTSMVGETNRAPFDLPEAEGELVGGFHTEYSSLKFAMFMLAEYVNMVTVSALATTLFLGGWHAPWPLNMWDGANSGWLPVLWFTLKVWGFLFVFIWLRGTLPRLRYDQFMNMGWKILIPVSLVWIMIVATERAFRNEGYDFWPVALVTAGVILGLVVLAMLWNRLRRRQTRVPEHEASRRAGEDVPAASTFDPMAGGFPVPPLPGQRSPVPPRTPVTVGRSAGSARMNREDSDV